The Gossypium arboreum isolate Shixiya-1 chromosome 2, ASM2569848v2, whole genome shotgun sequence region ACAATGTAGTATTCCACTTTAAGGAAGAATAATTACAGAAGATACATGGTCAATGTATGCTAATTCACAAATCAACTATACAAATCAATACATTACTGTACAATTATTGTTGCTTTTCCCATAAGAGTGTACAAATTATACTTTGCATCAATGATTGTAAGCATAACGCACCTTTCAGATGTGCAGAGGAACAACCTATCGGACAAGAGATTGTTTATTATCAGGACTGGAAGAGTGTCACGGTTGCAATATAGCCGTTCTTCATAACCTGCGAATTGCAAAGATCGTCATTAGCAATCCTCTAAGCAGATATCTAAAACTAAATATTACCGACACAAGTGTTGTGCCAACTACTAAAAAGTAAATCGTGCGACAAATTTTAAGGAACTTTTACCTCGAATGCAGCATTCTGATAGCCATAAACAAAAGTAGAGCCAAAAGGATTGCTGGTAGAACCTTGTGTTTGAATAGCCGCTCGGCCGCAGTCACCAAGGATTTCCTGCAGTATATCACCCTCAGTGACAACCATTATTACCACACAGGAATGGAATAGGACCACCGAAGGAGCAAGCAAAAGGTGGAAGGTTGATGCTAAGGAAAATTATTGGTTGGTATTTAACCGGTTAAAAAGTTACCTTGACCTGCTCCCATTTGGTGCTTGGAGTAATTCGATTTTTGTAGTTGTTAACATCCGGGAATGACCCTCCAACTGCAGGCAAGGACCAAAAACATAAGATCAATAATGGTCACCAATAACTTTAATGACAAAATACTGAAAAAAGGGCTGATTGTCAGAACCTAGGATAACAAAGTTGCACTTTATGTATGAATTGAAATCTGCATGACCAGGATAGTTCGTGTGTAAAACAAACTTCTTGACTTTATGAGTCTGCAAAATCAAAAAAGCATTCTATGACTTTCTGACCAACAACATTAATTCCAAGGGTACAATGATTGTACAATCTAGATAACATAGGAATTTTAGCCAGAAGATGCGTCTAAATGCTCTATTAACCATGTCGAAAACCAAAACAGAGAACAAGTGTACTATGCAGGAaggttctttcattttttttattttttatttttttccttttgggCGTTGGGATATATGTTTTGAATACCTGGCCATCAAATAAGATGTCCAAACCACGAGTAAAATAATTGTAGAAATAATCAGCACAAAGAGTTGTCCTCGGTCGAGGATCAGAAGCAGAGTGAATAACCATCTGGTCAACCTGTGGATAAAAACAATTTTTGATATGACGGAAGCATGCAAACAATTTGTGTATAAGAGGCTGCTTTCTCCCCTTAGGTGATAACTTATAACCGGTGTAAAAACTGCATAGCCCATTTCAAAGTCTATCATTGCTACCTGCTTTTGATGGATTCCACAAGGACGCCCTAATTCAGACCAGACATCCTGCATGAAAGGAAATAGCATAAAATTAGTACTACCCCACAAGATTATAGAGAGCAGTTGGTGCCCAACAAGGGAAAAGGAAATAATGCTTAATCTCATGAAATCAATTTGATATTTACCTGAGGTGATGCACCAAAAGGAATATGTTGCCCTCCAACAGTGAAAAACAATTCTTCACCAAGCTGGAAACATTGACATAGGATTCAAAAGATCACTCTCCAGATTAAGAGACTATTCATACTCTAAGAACCACTGAAGCAAACAATTAGGTCAACAAAATCTCAAACCCCAAAGGCCTCAACAATTTTGTAGGAAAACCACTTATTTTCAATAGACATAATAAAAAATTTGACTCCAAAAAGGATAAAAAGTAGAAAGGTAGTCAGCTGCTAAAACTAGATGACCTGCTCAAATTAACAAGAAGATTAAGGAAGATAGAAGTCAAACCTTGGCATGCACCTCCTCCATGTAAAGGCTGCCAGTAGGTAATGGAGGTGCTGATGCCTTATCCATTAAGGATCCAACACCAACTTTTTTGCCCGCAGAACTATCATATATGGATACGCGGCAGGTAACAGGAGTTGTGCCATCAGGAAACTCCAAAGGCAATTCCGCTGTCAATTAAAAACAGCATAAATCAATTACGAGTAGATTGTTTTAAGTGTAGGCGGGATGAGTAATCAGgaaaaatgaacaaaaaccttccccATCGTGACAGCAATCTGAATACTGACTTGGAATAGGAAAAGCAAAAGAAAGACCCTGAAAAATAGCAAGATAAGAAGCTGCACATCTGGAGACAAATATTTTGAGAAACCAAAATTAAAAGCAGTCTAGCAATCAAATAACCAACGCACGTACTGGGTAGAATAGGGTATAAACACCTCTATCCTTGTCATAAGTTCCAGGATAGGTTGGACCAAAAAGTGCATAGACAGCTACAAAGGTAGCAAGAGTAGATGGTCCTCTGTATGCAGAAACCAGGTTCACTATCAAAACATGCAATTATGAAATGCACAAATAAATCTTAGTGCTTAACTTACCCTATCAAAGAAGTGGCATAGCGCATTTGAAGACGTTTGATATCAAAAATTTCGATAAGGCGCAACCTCTAGTACAtaatccaaatcaaaataaacaaaatgtGCCAGAAGGAAATCatgaggaagaaaaaaaaatgaaagtattAATTTGAAACACACACAGACACAGATGTGTATTTGTGAGTGTTAATTGAAAATAAAACCTGAGACCAAGGGTCAAAACGGAGATGGAAGCCATGATCTGGAAAACTTATAACAATATCAAGCTTTAATGGCTCCTGCACACCAATACATGATAAGCCCAACATGAAAGTTAAACTTGTCGCATAGATATAGTTAAACGCAGTATATGCCAAACCATGTCTTTAACAGCCAAATCAAAGAAACAATTGCAATTGTAATGGACTGTAAGTATTAGGTCAATCTAAATTCCACATTAAAAAATTCACCAAATAACTGAAACACAACATGACaagaaacatatatatatatatatatatatatatatatatatatatatatatttaatgattTAGTCCAAACCTCATCATAATACTTCACATGAACAACATCGTAAATTTTAGGCTGTTGTTCAATTTGAGCAAAAGCTTCACATATAGGCATCCCTGAAATAAACAGCACCAATTTCAACTTTTCGAGTAAACAATTACACTGAAAACAATATAAAACCTAGCAACAATCCCTTTCCATGTCGTAAAAAAGGATTAAaaatgattcaattccgatcgtTTTCATCCAAAACGAACTTTTCGAATTTACCAACAAAAATTAGCTCTTGAGATAAACAAAGCGTAATAATTGATTAAAATATATCGCAATTAATCATCCGATTCAAACTCGCGTCGTATTATACAATTTCAAATATATACATCCACgatgaaaaatttaaaaaaaaaaaaatcattaagagGGAAACGAACCGAGAGTGAACGGTCCGACGCCAAGACCGGGACGGAGGTCGAGAACGATGGCGCCCATAGCGGTGCCTTCACAGCGTCGAGCGGGTCTCTGCAACATATTTTTTCCGGTTTACCTTTTTCCCCTTTTTCGGAGAGAGTTTTGGATCGGGTTTTCCTTTCGTTGTTGTCTGGAGCAAGTCTCCGTTACTTTCGTAAATTGTCGTCGTAGCGTGGAATGCTTATATATTCCCACCTCAACAAAACGGTGATACCATTGGGCTTGTAGAGTTTTTTTATGGGTCAGATCGGGTTTGGGTTTAGATTTTTCGAGTTGGAATTGTcggttttattatttaaataataaaaattatatattttataattaaatttaaatagaaaataaaatttattttttaaataatttaaatgaatattttaaagttGAGGTTTCATGAATTTGAAAATCTCGTGTTTGAATTTTACATTATGTAGATGCAGGATAGACCGTAATGGTAACTGTttgaaaattctcatttttcctttttcaattttaaaaattttgattatggttttaattttttaagttttaattaaactattttgaatttttttggaaATTATCATTAATcccataaaaattttaattacactccaatttaaaaaaaattcattaaactcttaaattttttgaaaattatagTTAAGTCCCCAAAATATAGTGTCAAGATCCGCCCCTATGTAAATGTATGGGTTTTCCACTTGATTTATTCTAGTTAATCTGGATTTGAGTTAATTGTTTTgttaactattcaatttggtgCTTGTAATAATCGATTCTATAGAAACCGTTGCAacttaaaagagaaaaaaaaaacaatgaacAAGTTGTTAAACACAAGCAATTAATGGTCAATTGAGTCTTATTCTCGTTATTTTTATAACTGCTTAAAATACGTGGATTCAAATACGTTTAAAAGCATAAAGTCATCTACTTTAGAGATGAAATGATTATTATAGTTTAAccattgaattaaaaaaaataccCAAAATTATCTCAACAATTCCAAAATAAAAGATTTAGGTTTCGAGGTGTTTATGAGCTAGGTCGCTCCCTGTGAAAATCCCGACTTGAGCCACCCTTATTCATTctactatttaaaaataataataataatatataaaaataattttacatcaATATTTATATCTTtgcaattaaatttaaataaattttgttacTAGGTAAATTACATCcgatgtcactaaattattattaaatttgtaaaatagttACTAAATAATtcgaattttttatttaaatcattatgcttaaattttttttcctaaaTAATAAAACGAGTcatttaaattgatttaaataaatCGAGTGAGACTTAACCCGAATCCATACCAAATGGCAGCAGTTTTTAGTAGCCGTTTTCTGAAAAAGAGTGAGCAAAAAGATAAGACTCACAGTAGTTTTCGTAAtgaaaaatataatgaaaatgCTATTATTGTCAATACCTTTGGAATTTGCTTCTAAAATTATACTTTCTTAATCAATGATCGGCCATGCACGTGCCAAATATATTATGATGATAACTTTTATTTTGTCATGTGATTTCTTTTTAGTCCAATACTTTTTTAGTATTCACAATTTggtctaattaaatttaaaatcgagtctaatttaatatttaattgagaaatttgaCTTATAAAAATAGTAGATTTTTTACTATTTGACTTCAAAGGATATTGATGTTCACAAGTTATTTTGAACTATCAAAATtcaaggtttttttttatttggtcgcctatattaataattatataatttttttcaaaagaaaAGGAAACAATCAAGCAATCATTGGAAGATCGGAAATCTAATAACCAAGCGAATAGAAGAGCTAAGTAAGAAAAACTGAAAAATCGACCTGAACTGAGATGTTTGAATGATTTATAGAATGCAAGTTTAAAATTTGTGGTTAACCTAAaccgaaaattttatttttttatataaatttttttatttaaaatagtgaaaataatctgatttgttttttaaatatttatttacaaaCCTTGAAATTTTGCCAAATAATATTCAAAAGCCATAAAACAAAACTCATTTTGTCAAATTAATTCTAAAATTCCAAATccaaaaattaatatgaaaaactAATAATCAAATTGAGCCGAACCGAATTATGATAAACGATTCAAAAAATCTAAAAAACTCAATCGAACCGAACCAATATCACCCTTAGCCAATAAGCTTACCCCATACACTCAATCTTATATTCTGAATCCTCAAGTGATCTAACATCCTAAATCTAGAACAGAATAAATGCAAGTAGGAGAAACCTCCCAAATATAAGGGTTCGTATGACCTAAGGCTACCCATACTAACACACGAGCCGCCTTATCAAAGCTTCCACCTATCCAATTGAAAGACATTGATTGATAAAATGTCACATCAATAAATTACACatttttataatgaaactagTGGCCCGTGGATAATGTTGTTAACGTTgtgtgaaaattgaataaaatttgtGTATAATATTACAAATTGTATCAAAGTTCAcgtataattttgaattttattctttaaatataAGATCGGGTTCTTTTATTAAGGAATTGTTATTTTTTAGGTTTATTTATGGTTTTAGTTCACATACTATGATGAAATTTTAGATCTTGTTATACCCATAGAGCTTAGACACATGTCAACACAAGAAAGCCACCAAAATTAGTCTATCTACTCTTTGTCATCGAGCCCCCTTTACCAAGACATCTTCTTAGGTCAGACTAGTCATTCCTCCTCGAAGGTGGCCTTGACCACCCACTTTTTAGATGCAAGCACTTCTTTGAGTGTGAGCATACCTTTAACGACGAGTGGACCCTGTTAGAGAATAATAGCAACTTCATACTATTTGGGATCACTATGTCCGCACCCACCTTATGTACATTATACCAGTACATCCACTGTCCACAATAACGACCTTCCACATCCCACTACAGGACAATAGGACTTCTCCTATAAttatgtaatgaaccgaaagttacggtatcggaaattgagtatTGAGCACTGTtttcgtgaaatttattcatgaatatttattagaaatatttgtgaattatagttgaatggttatttagtgtttaattaagtgaagtagtttgaatttagtttaaagggctaaattgcataaggaataaaagtttaattatagattaaagaagtaaaagggactaatctagtaattagaccctaagtgccatgtgtgtgttaatattgaataacgtgtgtaatagttggtatatatgtgtaatagctataagatattttatgttatagctattacacatgttagttttatatttattataggttaataatagtataataagtaaaattgataaaatagaaaagaagatagaaagactaacagagagcaaacgtgaaagaaagaagaaagaaagaaagaaataaaaaagggaaatttgaggattaaggccctaaagtttgattggtaagttgttttagctcattttcttatgatttttatgtttatggatgcctaattcaaagttctacatgtatgaggttaaaatgaagaaaaatagaaaatttttagatattgatttagttgaataaattgaggttttatgggttaaattgatagaaattgaagttagaagtgattagttaaaggaatttctaagttaggtttaaatagagactaagttgaatagagctcaaaatttatgttttataatgaattttatgagttagaaattgttaatgagttgattaaaatagaatatgaagcttaagttaaagaaacaAAGATTAGTAAtgaaaaaaggacgaaattggaatttttgtaaaagtttggtagaaagtgaaaatgtgttttatgaattaatatattgatgatttttaattgtatgattgttagtagcaaacgtagcaccggatacgtcatcaaagaagggaaaagagaaagtgaacgaagatatcgattaaatttgataaatagtggtttgtatttctataaaccgagcttaatcgttattgctatatttgatatttatattgtatgaaaatgtgaatgaggtaagtattgtaacaccccgaacctgagaccatcgccggtgttggacgcgaggggttaacgagccaagtcctcttaaagcaccgaccaatttggcatttccagacaggctggaaaattgcgtcactgtcgccttaaaaatcatatctcgagtttcaaaactcggaaactgattccgtaaattttccctgaatttagactcatatatccttccatggatttatttctagaatttttggtcgggccaattggtacagtttattagttaaagtcacccatgttacagggatcgactgctctgaccttcgcgcgttacaacttgaatatctctctgtacagggctttaatactggtgccgtttgtttctaatgaaactagactccaaatggaatctgcacatataaggcatgactcctaattatttctagataatttatagtaaatttttaaagtcgcgacaggggacccagaaaccgttcgggccctgtctcacgataactttaatatctcttaacaagtaactcctatgaccgtttcgtttcttccatatgaaagtagactcatcaaggttaattcacataacttattcactatttaataccattcctacaatttttggtgatttttcaaaaccacaccactgctgctgccagcatctgttttcaaggtaacctttacctatttcatgatttccacgattcaattgcccctctttgcatacatagcacaaagtgtgatcatgattaaccattccaatggctaatcttctcaaaacaattccataccccataatgatcaacatacaatgattatagtatcataccaaaacgatataagccattttcgcatggctatccaagtttacacaaaccgaaaggtacatgaccttcaacaatagggtagtcctatacatgccatttcaaagttcaaccaaaattataccaaactggaggctttgatagtgtagatgacttcgactttaatgatcccgaatccgatcgctaatgagcaaaatctataaaacagagagccaaagcaacggagtaagcatttttatgcttagtaagtctcaagcaataaaatcagctttaactaaagcattacattcacatagccaaatgaatcatttcattaagacatattcacataatcatacttacttcacacttcatcattatatactttcacaagatatcaactaattcaatagctgaaaactcgttagtcgattgaacgaatattacTCAAacctatcgacttttccaatgcacatataaacataccttatcctttgggcttttcgagcgtactaattaaatttattacagcaaccaacgctcacctccagcccaagcttcttcggaatacaaccggatataaccacatgcacgaatgccttcgggccttagcccggatagaacgacttgcacaaatgccttcgggtattagcccggatttaacaacttgcacgaatgccttcgggtcttagcctggatgtagtcactagcacaattgccttcgggtctcaacccggatataattactagcataaatgtcttcgggacttagcccggatatcattcaattgctcatgcacacacatacatcaataatcattacacatccatgtttcattttcgttactaaggctcaaacacaaacatatcactagcataatcgccttcgggacttagcccggatatcattcaaatactcatacacacataaatcaataatcattacacatccatatttcatttcacataattcgagtagggtcatttcttgaggacttacctcggatgttgtcgaacggcttcaacggctattcgatcactttttccttccctttatcggatttagctcccttttgctcttgagcttaacgaatacaagtagaagtattcaatatttctattaataatgtttactagtaaatcacattcgcatctcatatcatctcactttattataatttatcattcaacctttgaaccaaaacgccattatatggccacatacacatacatccatatatttaagctcaagaattttaacataacatcaagtgctcaaattactcatgtggccgattacacatggtcataaatacacaaaatcaaaaataatttcaaggtttttttcacactatacatgtactaggccgaatgtacatgcaaatttcacaacattcttcaacaaatttcttctttaaacaaacatatttatcactttcttcataatcaaaatatcatgtgcaaacatatatacacatataggtgcatggccgaatctcaaggtgttcataaccctctaaaacacaaatttttaccaatcaagtaacaagcataagtcatgctcatgaatgcatcatggtcgaatacatcataatcataccccattgaactttggtcatggttaaacaaagaactcaatgtcttactcaagattgctacaaagaaatttcaagagtagtcaatccatcattgcatgcatcattagcaagcttcacatttagcatgcaatggctttaacacaatatcaaccttggccaaataccatttttcatggcatagcaaggatttgaaccatggctaacatgcacatcaagttagcaaccaaaacaagcatgaatctcatgacacaacttcatacataccttaatcttgatgtaagtttagccaaatctccttctagatctcttctaaacaaagaaaatgaagcaaaatctcttcttcctcttaggaatttcgccaaaggaaggagggaaaagatgaacaattttttttgttttttctttcttagtctttgctcaaagaaaggatgaatgacaacttttttttttcctttctttctctctagctacggcaccatgggggcatccatgctcatttttttctttttttttcatttcttaattctttctacataatgcactaactaaacatgttggaaacatgttcctttgcccataatctagacatggtcaagccactcattcaaaataaatggagtatttgacatgcaactccatttattttgcttcattcctttattaacctcttgaaattagctacatatttttaaatcctttcacatgagtcatttttctttcaattcacaatcaaattaactaaatcaaagaattcaaaattcacacatgagcacacacatattataggcatcaaaataaattttaaattatttttatgcttcggttttgtggtaccaaaccacattccgactagggtcaattttggtgtcacaactctccccacttaagaaattttcgtcccgaaaatcttaccaagaatagggttgggtatcgctctttcatagagttctcggtttcccaagtagcttcttctatcccgtgtttgagccataacactttcactagcggaacccgcttgtttcgcaactctttcacttcacgtgctgtgatacgaatcggttcttcctcataactcatattggcttgaatttcaacctcgatggactaatcacgtgcgatggatcgatctatagcgtcaagcatcgaaacatgaaagacatcgtaaatcttttcgagttcgggggcaaaatcgacgatatgccaccggaccgactcgccggatatctcatatagcccgatgaacctcgggctcaacttgcccttactaccgaatttgagtatctttttccaaggtgaaaccttgagaaacattttatctcccaccgatgctcgatgtctttacgctcagatccgctgcacgacttccgacgatcggaggctattttcgaactttcacggattactttcactttctcgctcaaagatctctaatcaaatccacccgaaaattttgctttcaccgagctcggtcaaaacaatggtgtacggcatttacgatcgtacaaagcctcgtaggtgccatcttaatacttgattgaaagctgttgttgtaagcgaattcaatcaacggcaaataccgctcccatgaaccatcgaactcgaggatgcaacatctcaacatatcctcaagtatccgaattatccgccggattgaccatcggtttggggtgaaaggcggtctttgaaatgcaacttggtacccaaagcttcttgcaactttttccaaaatcgcgaggtaaatctcggatctctatccgacacgatggaaataggcacccgtgcaatctcacaactgagaacgtataattcggctagtttgtccattgaaaaatcccgacgacggggacaaagtgagccgacttagtcaatctatctaccacgacccaaaccgcatccttcttactcacgacaatggcggtccggatacaaagtctatggtgactcgatcccatttccactcgagtatcgtgatcggtgaagtaatctcaaggcacttgatgttccgctttcacttgttgacatattaaacatctcaaacaaagtcgagatgtctcgtttcataccatgccaccaaaaccgacgcttcaaatcgttgtacatcttcgtactccccgtgGATtgtcattcggctacaatgggcttcgttcgaattatcgaaataagtttcaattctttggacacacagacgacttttgaacctcaaacaatcgtcatcatcgatttgaaactcgagtccttgttcgaacacactcgcctgctttgcgaccaactcgtcgtcgacttttcgggcttcacgaatttgatgtatcaataatggtttggctttcaattcagctactaacacattgtcggatcgaatcgacaagtgcacattcatcgtccgaaagcgaataatgatttacgacttaaggcatccgcaaccatattagcctttccggtgatagtcaatgaccactcataatcctttaatgtactcgagccaacgtctttgtcgcagatttaagtctctttgagtcatcaaatatttgagacttttgtgatccgaatacacatggcacttctcaccaaataagtaatgtcgccaaatctttaaggcgaatacgatggcgaccaattcgagatcatgggtcggataatttttctcgtgtggctttaattgcctcgacgataggccacaactcgaccttcttgcatcaatacgcatcctaacccgagtagggatgcgtcactataaataataAACTCTTTGCCCGCtttgggttgcactagaattggggcttcggtcaaataagttttcaattgatcaaaacttttcgacatttttccgtccattcaacttaacatccttttggagtagcttcgtcattggcgtggctatcgttgagaaacctttacaaatcgtcggtaataacctaagaagcccaaaaagctctcgaacctcattaatatttctgaggcttccaattaagtatggctgaaattttattcggtcaactcgaataatTCACGCAGATACCACataacccaagaagctaacctctcttaaccgaactcacacttcttgaacttagcatataattgcttattcagtaaaatttgcaaagactaacctcgtgtattcaagatgttcggtctcatttcttgaatagaccaagatgtcatcaatgaacacgactacgaaccgatccaaatatggtctcaagatccaattcattaaatccataaataccgcagggcattagtaagcccaaacggcatcactaggaactcgtagtgaccatatctcgctcaaggcgtcttgggtacgtccgaatctcaattcgtaattgataatagcccgatctcaaatctattttcgagaacaccaagctccttcagcttgattgaacaaatcgtcgatacgtgataacggatatttgttctttatcgtcgcttattgtcgacgatagtcgatgcacaacctcatggttccatccttcttttcacaaacaacaccggcgcaccctaaggcgagaaactcggcgagcaaaacctctatccaccaattcttgcaaccgagctttcaactcctttaatttc contains the following coding sequences:
- the LOC108467518 gene encoding PHAF1 protein At3g51130 isoform X1; translation: MLQRPARRCEGTAMGAIVLDLRPGLGVGPFTLGMPICEAFAQIEQQPKIYDVVHVKYYDEEPLKLDIVISFPDHGFHLRFDPWSQRLRLIEIFDIKRLQMRYATSLIGGPSTLATFVAVYALFGPTYPGTYDKDRGVYTLFYPGLSFAFPIPSQYSDCCHDGEAELPLEFPDGTTPVTCRVSIYDSSAGKKVGVGSLMDKASAPPLPTGSLYMEEVHAKLGEELFFTVGGQHIPFGASPQDVWSELGRPCGIHQKQVDQMVIHSASDPRPRTTLCADYFYNYFTRGLDILFDGQTHKVKKFVLHTNYPGHADFNSYIKCNFVILVGGSFPDVNNYKNRITPSTKWEQVKGDILQEILGDCGRAAIQTQGSTSNPFGSTFVYGYQNAAFEVMKNGYIATVTLFQS
- the LOC108467518 gene encoding PHAF1 protein At3g51130 isoform X2; amino-acid sequence: MLQRPARRCEGTAMGAIVLDLRPGLGVGPFTLGMPICEAFAQIEQQPKIYDVVHVKYYDEEPLKLDIVISFPDHGFHLRFDPWSQRLRLIEIFDIKRLQMRYATSLIGGPSTLATFVAVYALFGPTYPGTYDKDRGVYTLFYPGLSFAFPIPSQYSDCCHDGEAELPLEFPDGTTPVTCRVSIYDSSAGKKVGVGSLMDKASAPPLPTGSLYMEEVHAKLGEELFFTVGGQHIPFGASPQDVWSELGRPCGIHQKQVDQMVIHSASDPRPRTTLCADYFYNYFTRGLDILFDGQTHKVKKFVLHTNYPGHADFNSYIKCNFVILVGGSFPDVNNYKNRITPSTKWEQVKEILGDCGRAAIQTQGSTSNPFGSTFVYGYQNAAFEVMKNGYIATVTLFQS